The genomic DNA TATCGAAGCTTCGTATGCAGaaagtagaaaaaaaatcacatccaTATTTACAATAGGGAAAATTTGATCAAAGCCTATGCTCTCAATTGTGAAAATTTAGAAATGGAttggagaaaaaaaaagaagaggGATTATATTCTGAGCAATGTTGAAAAGGGGAATGGAGCAATTACAGTACAGTTGAGAGCCCCTGTTTTAAAAGATTAGaaattattctttttttattatgtacatacatacatacatatgtacatgatatcACGTGTTTTATTACATTACGTACAGCACGTGTAAAAATTTACTCatttattaatgtaatatttaaatttaaatcataagaaTTAATCATTGAAACCGTTTTTAAAATGTTAGCATTATATAATCGTAAATCATaacttatttaaataaagtGTTTCAAAGTGTAACtgtgataaatatatgtacttaaatttaatatttgatgttaGTTTAATTCAAATCCCAAAGTACGacgaaaagttaaaaaaaaaaaaaaaaaactaagaatAGATCGCATAAATCGTTAAGATATAGTGTTTCCTCTAGTTGATTTTCCTTCATGCAAACATTTTTTCGcacatataatattcatactTTTCATTGTCATTTCTTTGTATTCAGCTTCAGATGGACAAGAAAAATTATCTCTCCAATAAATTTCCATGCCTTGGCCTCGGTGTAATTCCAATAATTGCTCAGTATAAACAGATGTAGCCTACAATTAAATAATCGACGCTTTTAATACGCTATTAATGCTACATTCAACGATTACATCAACTGTTATTGAGATGCTACAGAACAATACTCATACACATCTATTTTAAACATGCTTCAAAAATACTTCAGtagtgtttatattatattataaacatttcaTAACTGTGATCCAAATACTGCATATGCATTCTTTCATTCTACATAGAAtgtgttttatgtataaatttcagaaaaaaataattatggaaATTTAAGCGCATCGTTGTgtacatgtatgcatatatttgtGAATCTATCTATCTGaatctacgtatgtatacaatttatttatttgccatCTCTATAATGACTTAAATTGTTCCAGATATCTGCTACTATGTAAATCAAGGAGACTGTATATTATCGGTCTCCATCACGaacccgaatgtgaaacgcccgaaaacgcaaatatcggaaggcaaagatcgaaaatcgaaagatcttaagtcgaaaaatcaaaaaaaagggtgcatggtaaacggtacatactcacttaatttgcgcgagcaggatacaacaggaacaggcttttcctccggtattaatgtgcgcgcacagaatacaggaggaaaagcctgttcctcttgttcctgttgtatcctactcgcgcaaattaagtgagtatgtaccgtttaccatgcacccttttttttacctttttttatcTTCCGTGAGGTAGATCCGTACactatacatacaaagttagatgtttatcaaaaatatgtttcatttttgttcacacaacaatgtttcattcaatatatgtacatacatatatatatatatatatatatatatatatatatatatatatatatatatatatatatatatatattaaaagttaTAACAAGTGATTTTTCACATACTTCTGGATGTCCGAGTTCCAAAACCCTCTCGAGAGCGACAAACATAACATAATTGGCTGCATTTATAGTACTAGCAACACCATAAATAGAATGTGCCACAGGGATTCCCCTTCGCAGTATGGAATTATCTTGGATATCGTCAATTCTAAAAATGGAAAGAGTTCACATATTTTTAATGACTAAAAGAATGGTGAATTTTAGCTCTGGGGTGCATCTTACTCTAAGAATTTTAGCCCATATAAGCAATTAACTGCCAATTAGAGAAAGACATGATGTCAACAGGTCAATTAGGATATTCACCCATTCGCAATTAAATCACAATTAGTTTGGACAATCAACCTAACTTACAATAGACTAGCATTGTGCAGCATTTGAACAATGTCCCCCACTGCTCGCATTTTCTCATCAGATATTTTTAACCAATAATTAAACGCCAAAGCGAGCTTTGTTCGAATTTGCTTTCCTGGCACTTGTTGTATATAGGAAAAGGGCTGCATGAGTttctgaaatataaaatacagttaaaaatcgaatcaaaaaaacaaatcgacATTGAACAAATTTGATTCATCACAtacaagaaaatttaaaaaaaattcaatttataaataaatttcaataattaggCAGCACTATATGAAATGGTTAATTTGATAAAAAGCAGACAAAAGACATTTTTGAATGTGCATTCCAAACAGTTTtttagaataatatacatatatacatatgtgcaggGCCTCTCGGAGAAAATGCGAGGCCGAGGGCTCCCCctctttaaaaattcaaaactatggaaagaaaatcttttttttttaaatataatacaaaaatataagtaaaaaggttttattttgtaaaaattattttaaaaagttttcgtGATTTGTCAAATCAAATATTGTTTTAGAATaatctttttttatacatacatacataacttgtatgtacatatgtacacatattctacatacatacaagtaatgtattttattctaaataaaatacattacttgtatgtatgtagtacatattggGACCCATAGGCCCAAATGTCCcatctgccccccccccccccgatatGGCCTgcatatgtgtattttaaaaaatatttatactcgCAGTTTATTTGAATTATGTAAGGAATTAGGAATTAGTCAATTTATTGcctgtaattattataataaccaATAATGAAATTTGATTGGTAGACGAAATTGGAATTCCTCTGGGAATTTTAAATGGATGCTGCAActggaaattaataaaaaaaaacaaattctaaaaaaatagtaaaaataaatttaaacattacaGAAATTATttagtagtaaaaatatatacatatttacaactcaattacaaagaataaatcatgaaataaaaatactagaaATAAAAGgtttaaaaactttatttatgtatgtatttagatattatatagaaatattatatgtagaaatatAATGTTTGTTTATGCACTAATTTTGGCATTTGTGTGatgaacaaaaattataaataaatggaaaaaatataaagtataaaAGATCtacagaattaaaataaattttagtgaATCATTGGACAAAATGTACAAGCACTTTTTAGAATCTTCCGACAGTGAATCACTATTCAGGTAACAAACTTATTCACGAGCGAAATTTTCATTACGATAATAACATTTCAGTTCTGGAAAactaataatattacaaataacatTAAGCTATTGATGTTTTTGATatcaaaacatatgtacaagtatttCTAAACGATCCGAATACTCACATGGTGACCTCTTATAAGACATACTATATTTTCTATACTTTTCATATGGTATACCATTTTCCAATTTaagtaattaatcaaaaatgaagaaattaaaattatcataatattatttCCAACTTGTACACACAGaaactgtaatataatataactcgtattaaattattcattttataatgtaagcaaaataaatttatttacaaacctAATTAatcatcaattatttttatctagTTTTATCTAGACTTTATCTAGAAATCGCCTGTAAATATGCGATTTAAAAATGTCTCTAATTTTGTAAAATTCTTAGCGTGTTATcgaatatgatatatatatttttaaatttgtttacacGTAAATTCATACACGTATTACTGCTTCGCAAATAACTTTTTCGTTCGAGTTGTACATAAAATTGTTAATGCCTTTAGAAGCACCTACCGTCTTCCAAGTACCAAGAGCAAGTGATTAAAGAGCAATCCAGACCTAAATATGATACGGCCAAATaacctaataataaataaataattttccgaAGACATTTGACATGGTTATACCTCATCTTGTTCTTTATCTCCCGATTTGGTGACTGGAATATTGTTCGGCATTTTTAAGAGAGGAGGCGGTCAGAGCTGAAAAAACACGAGCGACGTCACACCAGCGAATCCACTGAAAGCCGAATAAGCACTGGCTGGGTGTCTCCCCACTCCCCACTCCCCACTCCCCACTCCCCACTCCCCACTCCCCACTCGGCTGACAGCCTGACGCATGACAGCTGCAAAACCATCAATATCTTTATGCACACCATGCACCCTATACACATCTGATCATATTATTGTGCATCACAGAGCttcaattaattcaattcagggCTTTTTTCCCCATGTTACGCGGTGGAACGAGTTTCGGCACCGATTttctcaaaataaatttatcatctggcagccgaaaagtccatcatactaacgataactcgagtgccaaatattccatattcgcgattttcatggcaaaaattgtcttttgggcgatcgtaatgtgactaataatccaattaccgtaaaggtctgttcatacctagtcagcacgtaccgacttcagcaggtatccggccgtacgaaaagtattctttggtacattttgtatgggtatattcataccaaccgtcacgtttacgccacggcaggcttacagcactacccgacatttcctgttcataccttacagcaacatccgtcaacgtatcgtatccgtttttttggccatcatggaaatatacacgcgaattacgtgccatgagtctaccactttgctgttttggaccaattatcgatagtgacagttgacagctgttcaatctttcgacatagTTTTggagcaaatatttaaaaaaaattttaattttttacggaaatatttaaaaaaatttgtccgtcatccacaagctccttatacagtgtcccaaactctccttcggtttttctattttttaacatgggatgcacatcaaaacgcctccgtgcttttttattgccttcttgagcttcttcttccaacaacagcgcgattatacataatttttagttcgataaacgtcgaaacatttttgctgacttgtattctgacgcgtagctacgaatgcacgtgaatgcattcatattgcaagtactcgacaatacgacgtaagcaatattgtgctgtatcgtcatggcctcttaagccgattttgccttgcactcggccaaattgctgtaaacgtgacgtgaccgcgacgtgtaggtagatatgaataggaatgtaataaaatgacatatttgaaacggagtcgtgcagtgctgaagccgtgcagtgctgttaagtatgaacagaccttaactcGTTTACCGTTTTACATACCTATCTACTTGCGTCAACAATCGAAGCAAACTTTAATTTTTCCTATCttatacaatttatatgatccatatttatttatatgtgaaaTTAATGAAGAAATCATATTTTAGTgctgata from Arctopsyche grandis isolate Sample6627 chromosome 1, ASM5162203v2, whole genome shotgun sequence includes the following:
- the qm gene encoding geranylgeranyl pyrophosphate synthase quemao isoform X1, with the protein product MPNNIPVTKSGDKEQDELQHPFKIPRGIPISSTNQISLLKLMQPFSYIQQVPGKQIRTKLALAFNYWLKISDEKMRAVGDIVQMLHNASLLIDDIQDNSILRRGIPVAHSIYGVASTINAANYVMFVALERVLELGHPEATSVYTEQLLELHRGQGMEIYWRDNFSCPSEAEYKEMTMKKTGGLFMLAIRLMQLFSDNDSDFTKLAGILGLYFQIRDDYCNLCLAEYSDNKSYCEDLTEGKFSFPIIHAIKTQSADKQVLHILRQRTKDVEVKRYCISLLEKLGSFQYTREKLEQLDKDARDEVKRLGGNPLLDSLLDDLLNWNIETKKIKHDFKDDDTP